The window GCCCGCATACGTAAAAACGGCTTGAGGTGGGGAGGTGCATGACCCAAGGCTAGGATCACGAAACCGGTTGGCAACGCGGAGTCCATTCTACCTGATGAATTTTGATTCCTCCCCGGTTTTCCGGGGAGGAGACTGCTAGTTTTCAGTGGTTCAGTTGTCAGACTGTGCGTGGATCAGGGCGCGTCGAAAACTGCTCGCGCAGTTTCATAGAGACAGAATAACTATCAGCAGAAGGCGGAGGAGCATCCCTGAGAGCAGATCGTCGCCAAACCGGCGCAGGACGGCCTTTCCGCTCCGTCTGAAAACTGAACCACTGGAAACTAAAACTCCCGCCCGTCCTACGTGCGGGAAGCCCCCGGCTTCCAAACAAGGCTGCCGATGATGGCGAGAGCGATGGCGGCGAATGCTCCCCAGACACCCCACTGCTCGGGTCCTTGCGGGAAGGGAAAAAGCGATCCGTAGAGCGCGAGAACAGGCATGGCGCTGGCGATGAGAAGGACGATCCAGCGGGGAACGGAGGATTTGCCGGTGGTGAAGACGAGCTTGCACGCACCAACGGCGAGCACCGCATAGGTAAGCGCGAGAAGGAGTCCCTGCGCGGTGGCGACAACAAAGAGCGACTTGTAGCGCTCGGCAGCGGGAATAAGGAATCCCACGGCAATGGCGAGCAGTGCGGTGGCCAGGACGCTATGCGATGCCATGGTGGGAGCCCCCAGGCGGTTCGTGCGACCGAGAACGCGCGGGAGAATACCCGCACGACTGAGCGCAAAGAGCCCACGCGAAGCAGCAAGGGAGAAGCCAATGAAGCAGCTGATGAAGTCGGCAAAAATGCCGATACGTATCCACATGCCAGCCCAGTTGCCGAGGAGCTTGTTGGCCATCTCGGCAAAGCCGTCGAGCTGGGCGGGCCAAGCCTTGCCCACCAGCTCGGGGCCGAAGTAGACCGTGCCCGCGTAGGAGCAGAGAACGAAGAGTATGCCGGTCAGCACGACAGTGGAGACGAGCGCGATCGGGATGGTGCGGCGCGGGTTGGGCGTCTCCTCGGCGAGAACGGCGACGGTTTCAAACCCGCCAAAGAGTAGGATGGCAAAAAGCAGACCGCCGAAGAGGTTGCCTCCCCCAGTCGCATGGAAAATGGAAAAGAAGTCCCATGTATTCGCCGGACCCGCATGGATGATGGCGGCGATGGCTGTGAGCAGGAAAGGGATGACTGAAACGAGCACGATCACAAGCTGCGCTCGCGTGGCGACATCGGCCCCGCGGACATTCATGACCCAGGCGATGAGGACGACAATAAGCGCCCCTCCCCACCACGGGACGAGGCCGAAGAGGTAGGCTTTCGAGAAATTCGCCACTAGTACGCCGACGGCGATGGAGAAGCCACCTGCACCCGACACTAGCAGCGAGAACGTATAGATGATCAATATGGCCATGCCCGCGCGGCGCCCCCAGGCTCGCTCGACATAATCTCCCACCGCTCCCGCCCCTCCTGTGAAGGAGGCATAAAAGGCGATCACCATGGCAAAGCACACCATGCCAATGGCCGCAAGAAGGATGGCAAGTGGACCGCGACCCGCAGCGATCTGCGCGACGAAGGCGAGAAACAGACCAATACCAATGAGTGGCCCAATGGCGCAGGCTTGTCCGATAAGATCCAGCATCGTAAGGCGTTTCGATGGACGCGGTTTGGGGGCGGTCTCGGCGGTGATCGGCATCAAAGCTTCATGCGACCAAGTTGCGACGGGAAAAAGAAAAGAATGCGCCTTGCCGCAGAATTTTCACGAATCGACCGGAAATGATCATGAAGCAGCGCACTTCGTCCAAACGCGGAATGGTGGAGATTTCAGGAAGGACAAACAAGGCCTGGCATGTCACGATGCGGGAATGGAACACGGCCTATCAGCCATCCGCCACACACGGCGAGGACGTGAATATCCCCCGGCATGATCTCCGCACGAAAGACGCTCCTCTACGCGCTGCTAGCGCTCGGCGTGGCAGCCGGCGTATGGCCTTTCGTGGCAAATCTCGGGGAAAATGGGATGGATGACCGCTATAAGACCTTGCGCGACCTCAATCCATCCGCAGCCAACATTCACGCGGCGTATTGGGTGCCGCGCGAGGGGCATCGCTACCTGCTCCTTATTCTGGACAAGGGCGATTCCCTCGTGGCCTGGCTGAGACCCGGCCGGCCCGCCTACGTGGTCGACGACGCCGGAACGATCGTGGACTCCAGCCGCCACGATAGCGACGACGCGGTGTTTTACAACCAGTGGGAGGACCGGGAAAAGACGGCGCTCACGCCCGCCGAGATCACCGCAGCGCTGAACCCGGCCTCCCCGGGGACCTGAGCAGGGATCGCCAGAAGGTCGCAAAGGCAGCGCTGGAGTTCCCTCCCCCACCCGGGCCTGCGGCACCACACCACCAGCCCGTCATCGCCGCCTCTGCTTCCTTCTGACAAAGACCTTCGCGCGCCTTCACTGGCCGAGGTTCTTCACCTTGTCGAGGGACTCGGGAGCCTTCGGGTCGATCAGCTCAACGTGGCCGTCGAGGAAAAGCGCATTGGCTCTGCCCGAGTGCCGGGCCTCGACGACATCGGTAAACGCAGGGGAGGCCGTCGCGCGGAAATACTGGTAGCCGTCGCCGTTATTGGCGGGGCCGTTGCAGGTATCGGCGATGAAGAGGGTGCTGGAGAGCCGGCTCTGGCTGATGGGCCGGATGGGTGTGCGCCAGTCCAGGACGCCCTGGTCGTTTTTGAGCCCCTCGCAGTTCATGCCGTAGGTGCGTCGGGCGGTTTGATTCGGATAGGTGCGGAGCGAGGCGGGACAAAGGAAGATGGTCCGCTTGCGGATGCCGACGACCTGGCTGGGGGTGTTGATGTAGTTTTGCAGGGTGAGCCACCAGGAGTTGCCAGTGGTGGCGTCGGAGACAGCGGGATAGACGCCGTTGTTTTCGCGGGCGTAGGCGTCGAGGTAGAGAAACATCTGCCGCAGGTTGTTCGAGCAGCTGACGGTCTGCGCTCCGGCGTTCCAGGTCTTGGCCATGGGCAGGAGCAGGCTGACGAGGAGGGCGAGGATGCCGATGGTCACGAGCAGCTCGACGAGCGTGAAGGCGCGATGATGGGGGGCGGTGCGCATGGGTTTACTGGGCGGCGGTACGGGCGGGGGCTGGCGCAGAGGTCTCAGTGACGGCGCCCTCGCAGCGCGCGGTGGCGGCGATTTCCTGGAGGCGCGAGTCGTTGCGCTTTGCCGATTCCTCGTAGCTCATGCGGGGCTTCGTCGCGGCGGCGGGAGGCACGGCGGAGACATCGCGCACGATGGCGGAGGCTTTGCCGTGGAGGGCAAACTGCGCGACGCCGTTGCCCCAGGAACTGGCATTTTCCAGCGTGGCGGAGGCATCGAGGAACCAAAGGCCGTAGCCGGTATTGTCAAAGGTGCGGATGTCGCGGGCGACGAGGCGGCTCTGGCCGACATTGCCGATGCCGTTGTCATTCTGGGTGAAAACTCCGCCGACGATTTCGCAGGCGATGGTGTCGTGGGCGGAGAAGCCTTCATCGAGATTCTGCGAGCCCTCGATGTTTTCAAAGACGAGCCCCTCGCCGGTGCCGTGGAGATTGAAGCCATCGTTCAGGCTCCCGGTGGCGCGGATGTTGCGAAAGGTCTGATACGAGGCGTTAAGAATGACGACGACGCGGTCGCGGGCGGCGATCTCCCAGCCGTCGCGCTGCGCGGGGTCGAGAAGGATGAGTCGCGTGCCGTCGTCGGAGAGGCGGACCTTTTCCTCGAACTTCCCGGTAGCGGCATCCTGAAAGACACGCCGGCCGTGATGCACGAGCACGGACGGGAACCCGCCGGGCACGACGGAGGTCCATTTGCCACCGACCTTGGTGAAGCCCTGCACATTGGGCCGGGCGGCCAGAAAGGCCGCCACGTCGAAGGACCACTCGCCATCGCGCTCCGTGAAAACCAGCGGGTCAAAACCGGTGATGGTCTCGCCGTTGCCGTCGATGGTTATTGGCTGCTCCGCCGTGCCCGAGCGCTGGATATAAAGCGGCTCGCGATAGGGTCCGCTCCCGGGCGCGATGCGGATGGTGTCGCCGGGCTGGGCGGCGGCGGTCGCGGCGGCGAGGGTGCGGTAGCCATCGGTCGCGCGTTGGTCGACCGTAAGCACGGAGGGCGTGCGCGGGGCGGCGCTGGCGGACCCGGGCGCGGAGGTGCCGAGGAGGAAGTTCATCGACGGGCCTTTCTCGATCTGCCCGCTGCCGTCGGCCTCCATGATGCCGTAGCCGCCGTCAGGCGTGCTGGACGGGGTGACGCGGAAGATGATATTTTGCTCCGCCGCGCCCTCCCCTTTGAAGCGCAGGAGGAAGCCATAGGACGAGCCGCCTTCGAATTTCACCTCAGGAAACCGGAAGCGCAGCCACGCAGCCTCGCCGGTGCCGAGACCGGGATTCGGCGGAAGCGTGCCGTCATAGGTGGCCACGACGTCGGGCGTCTGCTTCAGGTCGCCGGAGGGGAAGCGCAGGAAGTCGAGCTGGAAGGCGGCGCGCTTCGCCGCGCGGAAGGGGTCGGAGTAGAGCACCTGGACGGCGAGTTCGCTGGCGGAGAAGGGCTGCTTGACCGGAAAGATCTGACCGTAATCGCGGCGGCCTGCGTCCTTCGTCCACCGCCAGCCCATGCCCTGAGTGGACATGACGTTGACATAGGATGCGCCACCCGAGATGGAGGGCTGAGCGGCCTCGAGGACGGCGTCGAGTTCCGCATGGAGCGCCGGAGCGGCGAGGAGGCTGAGCGCGAGGAAGCGAGGGAGGAGGTGTTTCATGGCACGAGATTGTCGGAAAGCGTGGCCTCGGCGCGAATGATCGAGATGGGCTGCGTGGTGGAGAGTCCCCGCGCGCGGCCCGCCTCGCCCGAGGCATCCTGGTTGACGTTGCGAATGGTATTACGGTTCACGCGGACATTGTGCGCATTGCTAATGCTAATGCCCGCGACGGAGCACCCGTCGATGAGGTTGCCCTCCAGTACGATGTTTTCATTGCCGGGGAAAGCCGGGGCAGCGCCTGCGTCGGTGCGCGCCATGATGCTGATCGCGCCGATGGTGTAGCTGTCGGGCATGCGGATGTTCATGCCCTGGCCGACATCGCGGATCTGGTTGTCGGAGACGACGAGGTTGCGGCTCCACCCGGCCTCGCGCCAGTAGGAGAACTCCGCACCGAGCGAGATGGCACAGCCCTTGATGCGCTCGAAGCGGTTGTTTAACACCAACCCGTCGCTGGCCATGAGACGAAAGCCGCGGCCGCGATGGTCGTGGCAGTACGTGTCGCGAATGATAAACCCCGACGCCGACGTGGCCGGGATCTCGCAGAAACCTCCGGCCTGCACGCCGGTAGCGCGCTGGTTGAGTGTCACGCGGTAAAAGGTTACGCTCTCCGGGTTCACCTTAAGCATCTCCCACGTCTTCCCGACACGTTCCAGCCAGGGCTCGACGGGCTCGGGGGTTTTCTCGATCTTCACGATATTGGCTGCTCCCACGACCTCGTAGGACGGCGGATCGAGGAAGCGGATCGTGTCGCCTGTACGGGTGATGACTTCGAGACGGTTGTTGCGCCATGGGAGCACGCTGAGAAAGCTGCGGTCGTCGATCCACTTCAGCACCGGGATCATCGCGCCATGGAGATTGATCGCGTCGTCGGCCTGGTAGGCAAACTCGCATTGCTCGATGACCGGACCCTGGCGGGTATTGGCAATGTTCAGCCCGTCCGCGCAGGCGGAGATGAGACGTGGCTGGGTCGCGCCTTCCGGCGGAGGGCCGGGGATGACGCGTACGCGGCGAAAGGTGCCGCCGGTTTCGCAGGAACGGGCGACGATGGCGACATTGGGCGCGGCGAAGATGGTGACATCCTCCAGCGTGACCTCGCGGGAGTTGCGGATCGACACGCCCTCGGCCGCGCGGGAGGAGAGCGTGACGCGGTCGCCCACGGCGATGAGATCGAGGCCGGTCTGCCACTTGGGAAAAGCAACGCGCACAGTGCGCTCGCCCGCGGGTTCCAGCGAGGCCACGCCATAATCCGGAGCGCCTGGCTTGAGCGTGGGCGTGTCGCGGTCAAAGAGCTGGAGGCGCGCATCAGTGAAGAATCCGCCCGTCGACGCGGCGGCCTCGCTGCCAGGATAGCCCGCGTGGAGCCTCACGGTGATCGTGCCGGTTTGCGCATCCACGGACGCGACATCGCCCTGGGTGAAGGGCAGCGGATCGTAATCAATGCGGAGGTTACGAATCGTGAGTCCGTCGCAGCCGTCGATCTGGAGCGAGGTGGCTTCGCGGCTGCCCGCGATGAGCGTCGCGCCATGGCCATCGATGATGACACCGCGCAAGCCCGCGAGTCGCCATCCGGTAGCCGGGAGGCGATGAACTCCAGGCGGCAGCTCCAGCACGGCGCCGGGCTGAAGACCCGCCACGGCGGCCTGGAGGTCCAGAGCATCGGGCGCGGCGGCGCGCAGGCTCTCCGGACGAAAAGCGCAGGCGAGGGCGACGAGGATGAGGGCAGGCCGGATCATGCTGGGGCAAAGGGGGAGCACTCGGGGGAGGCGGGAGACTTAAGCTAATGGCTCACCGGCCCGGCGGCAAGACGCCAGCCGGGCGCGGTGAAATGGGAACGTCAGGCACAGCGCGCGTGACGGACGCGGCGGCGCAGGACGACGAAGGCGACGCCAAGCAGGCCGAGCACGACGGTGGAGGGCTCCGGCACGGCGGTCGCGTAAAAGACGAAATCCGGTCTGTTGGAGGAATCAAATAGAGAGTAGCTCGTGCCGTTCGTCGAGATAATCATCTGGCCGGGGACATAGCTGCTCGGGGAGTTATACTGAAAGACGATGTTGCGATTGGCCGCCTGGGTCGTGAAGTCGAGCATCACAGCGTAGGTATTGCCACTGGTGAGCGCGACACTCGTTCCCAAGGTGAAAGTGACGTATTTGCTCCAGTCTGACGAAGTGGCTGTGAGGCCCGTGAGTATGCCGCTCTGGACGCTGATCGCCGCGCCTGAGGGAATGCCTGTGTTGTTGTTGGGTGATACCTGAAAGATCGACAGGTTGAAGGCGGCATTTAGCACCCCTGTGCCCGGTGCGGAATTGGATGCAATCTGGAAGGTGATTGCGTTCAGCGAGAGATTCGTCGCGACAGAGAACGACTGGCCCACATCGCGCAAGCCATTTGTCGTGTCATTGCGCCACTGAAGGCCCGCGCCACTGGAAGTCGTGTTACTGGCGAATGAGGAGGTAGGGGCCGAGCCGCTGACCGAGACGAGCACGGTGGCGGCGGCCGGGCGGACGCCAAGCATGACGAGCAGGCTGGAGGCGGCGAGGATCGAGGGGAGCAGGTTTTTCATGGGGTGAGATGGAGTTATGGTTGGGTGGTGTGGTGAGGGGTTCCGCGCCTTTCTCTTAATAGAGCTGGAGCTGGGCGCGGGTGACGGGGGCGTTGGTCAGGACAGGCTCGGGGGCGGCTTCACGCTCGGGCCAGTCGAGGAGGGCGTCCTTCTCGCGCTCGAAGAGCTCGTCGATGACGACGCGGGCGGTGGCGATGGAATTGACCAGCGGGTCAATGGAAAGGGCGCGCACGAGGAGGTCGCGATCGCGCTGCATGATGCCCTCGATGGTCAGCTCGTGGATGTCGAGCGCGAGGTACTGGTAGGCGCGCAGGCCGTAGTCGAAGCGGCCCGCCTTGAAGGGACGCGGCCCCTCGGGAGTGAACCGGCACTCGAGCTCGAGGAATGCGTCGTCGGGGAGATTCTCCACGGCGCGGCCCCCGTCCTCCACGGCGTTGGCATTGGGAAGGTTGAGGAAATACGTGCGCCCGTCGCCCGTGACCATGGTGTGAATGACATCGGCGGCGTGGTCGCTCTTCAGGCTGGCGTGGAACTCCTCGATGGGGCGCTTGCCCGAGTTGTACTCCTCGATCTCCTGCCACACGCGGGCGGTCCAGCGGTCGCGCTCGTCGCAATCGAAGACAGCGAGCGGCGGGATTTTTTCCTGGATGGGCGAGCGGCCCTGGTAGAAGGGGAAGTATTCCTTCGTGTGTCCCGTGCAGGTCGGCACCGCGCCGAAGACATCGGCGAGCTGGGCAGTGATGTAGTTGTTGAACCGGCCCTTGGCATAACCCTCGTCGATCTCACCGACGGCGGCGCGGGCAAAGGCGTCGCGAATCTCGGGCAGCACGTCGCGGCCATCCAGACGGGCGTGCAGCATCCAGGTGAAGTGATTCACCCCCGCGATGCGCATATCGAAGCGGTCGACCTTGGATTTATCCTCGCCGATCAGCTCCAGGTAGCTCTCCTTCTTTGCGGGCATGTGGTGCGTGTCGCAGAGGGCGATGCTTTTGACCCGGGAGTGGCGCATGAGGCCGATGCCCATGGCGGCGGAAGGGTTGACGTAATTGATCACCCAAGCCTGCGGGCAGATCTCCTCGACCGCGTGGGCGATCTCCAGGATGGCGGGAAACTCGCGCACGGCGTGAAAGATCCCCGCCGGCCCGATGGTGTCGCCCGAGCATGAGCGGATGCCGTACTTGGCACCGACCTCGCACTCGATGCGACGGTAGTAGGTATTGTCACGGGAAAAGCTGAGCACCACATAATCGGCCCCGCGCAGCGCGGTGCGGTAGTCATCCGTGCTCTCGATCTGCGCGCCGGTGGGACCGGCGACAAGGTGGGCGAGCTTTGTGATTTTCTCCAGGCGCTCGGGGTCGATGTCGACGAGGCTCAGCGTGCAGCCTCGGAAGCCGGGGAGATTGGCGGCGGCCCAGATGGCCTGGCGTCCGAAGAAAAGGCTGCCTGCTCCGATGATGACAATTTTAGGGGTTTTCACTATTCTGTTGCGGGTTAGAAAACTGATTACCCCCTGATGCTCCCAGCGTCTACCGGACGAATGTCGTATTAATCACACATATGTTGCGTTCCAAGAAAACCAGCGTCTATCGCTTCAATCACGAGCTGCCCCCCGCCCTGCCGCTGGCGGTGCGGTCGGCGGGAATCTATTCGCTGGCGAACGGTTCGCTGGTCGAGCCGCCGATGAGAAAGTGGTTCGCGGAGATCTTCTGGAGCGTGGAAGGCGCGGGGGAGTTCGTGCTGGAAAAGCGACGCATCCGGGTTGAGCGGGGCGAGGTGTTTTATCTGCTGCCGGGCGAGATGCATGAACTGCGCCCGCTCACGCCGCGCTGGAAATACCATTGGTTCACCCTCGACCATCCGATGAGCCCGCAATGGCTGGAGGCGTTTGGGTTTGTGAAGCGTCCCCTCCCCGCGCCGCAGTTTCCAGCGGCGACCTTTGACGCGCTGCGGGCGGCGCTCAGCGAAGGCACGATGAAGGGCGACCGGCAGGCGGCGCACTACGCGCATGAAATCCTGCTCGCGGCGATGGAGGGCAGCCTCGCCCCGCTGGCTCGGACGCATTCGAGCTGGGTGGAGGCGTGCCGCAAGCAACTCGACGAACGCTTCGCCGATCCGCTGCTAAACGTGAGCGCGATCGCCAATGAAATCGGTCTTCATCGATCAACCCTCTTCCGCGCCTTCCTCGCGGCCCATGGCATGACGCCCTCGCACTATCTGCAAAACCTCCGCCTTCATCATGCGATGGAACTGCTGAAGCAAACCGAGCTGCCTATTAAGGAAGTCGCCGTGCGCTCCGGCCTCGCCGGAGCCAACTACCTCGGCCGCCTCATCACGCGCCTGTCAGGCATGTCGCCACGGCAATTCCGCGCCGCCTACCGCCAGGGCCGCATGATGCACAGCTGAGGGGGGCTAAAAACGATGGACCCCATCCCAAACCTGGCGGCAGGCAACGCGCCCACGGGAGCGGCATTCCAGCCACGATGCGCCAGGCCGAGAGGAATCGGGCAGCCCGCATGGCTCCTTTGCACAGAGGTTAACGAAGTCAGCGCCCAAGGACTCCGTTAACTTTTCCCGGATCACTAATAAAGAGAAGTTCACGCGGACAACGTCGCGACCGCAGCTTCCGCTCTCTCGTCCAGAGCCGCCGCACGCGATTTCCGGCCAGCATGTAACTGTTACACCAGCAGGCAATTGCTTGCGACCAGATGACATGAGAAGCTAAAGCACCATCGACCCCAACATTGTCGCTCCCTCGCCAATCATGAGCCTCCCCAGACAATCGACCTTTGGCTTCTTGAAGGCAAATCCTGTTCGCGGCCAAATCATCGCACCGACTGCCTGCCGGGCCTTCACACTGATGGAAATTCTCGTGACGGTCGCCATTATCGGCATTCTGGCCACGCTGCTTTTTCCGACTGTCAGCCGGATCAAGGATAATGCGAACCTGACAAAATGCAGCAGCAACCTGCGGCAGTGGGGGATCGCTTATCAGTTGTACATGGCGGACCATGATGGCCTTTTGCCGCAGCAGGAAAGAGTCCTCAGCGACCCTAACACCCATTGGCAGAACCTGATCGCTCCCTACGTGATGGGCGGCACAAAAACCTACTTAAGCATCGATCTGCGTACCAAGTTCCGCTGCCCAAACGACAAGACAACGGGCATCGTCTATGGGTGCAGCTACTACCTCAGCCCGCCAAATTATGCCCAGGCCCCGGCCAAGCTGATCAATCTGAACAAGAAGCTCTCTGATTTCATTCTGATGGCGGAAAATTACACTGGTGAATTCTGGAACACCGAGCGGCGGCTCGAAGGAGCAGAAAATCCGGATACCTCGCCCGCGGAGGCTGTGCTCAGGAATGTATCTTCCTGCTGCGCGAGGCGGACGCCGGGCGGTGCTCGACGGCGTGTTGCTGCCGGACAGTGAGGCCATCCTTCCACTCGACGCCGACAGTGGTTTCCATGGGATGGGAAGGAAGTCCGACGACATTGCGAAAGATCATGTCGCTGAGTTGCATCACGGCTGTCGCCCCGACGAGGCGGTGGTTTTGAGAGATCCCGGCGATCTTTCCCCAGTCCTGAGGACTGACATCCAGCCCCGCGTAGCCCACGTCCTGCGGAATAGAGAGCCCGATCTCGCCCAGCCACCCGGCGGAGTAGTCTGGCCAGAAAGAGCTCATGATGGCGTCGGGTTTTTCGCGCCGGACCCACTTGAGAAACTTCTCCCGGTCGGGCACGCCATGAGCGTCGAAGGGCTCCAGACGGGGGCATTTCCAATGCCATTGGGTGCCAAAATAGCTGGAGACCCAATAGCGGTTCACTCGTTCATTTGCCTGCGCGGCCATGGCGAGGCCGATGCGCCGATAGCCCATGCCATAAAGCTTTTCAAAACACACGCCGACGGTGCTGGACTGATTGGCGGCCACCCTGTGGGGGGTCTTTTGCCGGAACGAATAGCCTGTAGCGACGATGGGATACCGATCCCAGTCCAGATCGAGCTTCAAAAGCTCGGACGGCATGTAGGACAAGAGCAGCCCACATACTCCCCGCGCCCGCAGGATGCGCGAGGCCTTGCGCGAATCCGCCCCCATGGGGCCGAGCCAGCATGGCTCCAGCCGGAAGCCCAGCTTTTCCGCCATCTCGCGCGCACCCTCGAAGACTTCTCCCTGCGATTGCTTCTTCCAGTAAAACTCTTCGTTCAATGCCGTCAAAAAGGCAATGGCCTCGCCGTGATACTCGATCCGACGAGTTCGCACCTGGGTCATCAAGGCAGTGACTAGCGCATTTTTCTGATATCCTAATTCCGCAGCCGCCTGGTGAATCCGGAGCTGCGTCGCCTTGCTAACACCCGGGTGATTACGCAAACCGAGGGAAACCGTCGTGCGGCTAATACCCAGATACTCAGCTAAATCACGAACAGTTACGGAGCCAGCCATACGAACGTGTCAGCATAAAACTTCCTTGTTCGGACCGGCAAGGAGAATCAGCTTTTGCCTCAAGATGAAAGCACCCCTCACATTTCCCACTCCACACCGCATATCCCGGGCGATGGCTTTACTCTCCTCCCTGCTGATTGCGGGCGGAGCCTGCGCCCAGGTCATTGTCAGCAACACGACCTCCGTGCCGTTGAATGCCACGATCAATCAATCGTCGTTTAGCGACGCCTCCAACGTCCAGGCGCGGGATCAGACGGGAAGCGTGAGGGCGGTGTCCCAGACCTTCACCTGGAACAGTGCCCAGGCTCTGGACGGCCTGGGGATGCGCCTCGCCACGGCCCAGAACACACTGAATCCTTATACAACAAACAGCACATGGGTGCTGGACATCCAGCAGCTAAGCGGAAACGGGCTGCAGGCAGCGGCGAGCATCGTCTCCACGGTCGCGCACCTGACCTTTACGCTGCCAGCCTCAGCGGTAAGTCCCGAAAGCTATCTCTACTTTGATCTGTCGACAAACCTGTCGCTGACCAATGGGGGAACCTATGGATTTATCCTGTATCCGGAAACGTCCAGCGACACTTTTCAAAGGCTGTTTTTTAGCAGGTCGGCCAACACGTCGGTTTATTCAGGAGGCGTGGCGGCGCAGGTCAGTTCCGTGACAGGACCCGGCCCTTACTCCGGCAGTTATGGAGGGCAGGGCTATGACCTGGGATTTTACCTTGTGGCGGTGCCGGAACCGGGCGTCCAAGGGTTGCTAGCGATGGGCGCATGCGCGATCGTGATCCTCGTCCGTGCAAGGAACCGCAGAGCGATGGATGCCCCCACCCGAGCCTGATCCCACCATCCCCCGATCATTGTATGAAATCACATCCCCTCCCCTTTATCCTCGGCCTCATCGCCTGCACCGTGGCGGCGCTGCCCGGGGCTGATGTCACGGTAAAATCCCTGGCCGAGGCGCCTGATGGCGAAGCCGCAGTCAGCAATGTCGAGCAGGCGACGGAGTTTGAGCCTGTGCAGGCCCGGTGGCGCAACTGGGACGCCAAGGAAACCGGGAAACCCGAGGCGACGGATCGCCGCGGGATCTCGCAGATGTTCACCTGGCCGTCGACCCAGGGGCTAAAGGAACTGGGATTGCGGACCGATGCCTTCGAGCATCCTCTGAATCGCGGCGTCATCTCGCCCCAGAAGTGGACCATCGACATCCAGCGACTGAATGAGCAAGGCGAGGTGGTCGACACGGTCGCCACGCTTCCCGTCCAGCTGAATCCCGGCGATTACCGGCGCGGCGAATATCTGGTGTTTGATTTCTCGCCTGCGATCAAGCTGCTGGAAGGAGGAAGGTACGGATTTCATCTCCGACCGGAGTCCATCGTCGACGGGCAACGCCTGTATTTCTCGCGGACGACGGCAGGCTCAACGCCCAAGCTCGGCGGCGGAGCGGTGCAAACGCCCGGCGCCAAGCTCGCGCGCTATCATCAGCAGTCCGGCGAAGGGCAGCAGTACGACCTGATCTTTTTCCTGAGCCATGAATAGCTCCTCCCCGCGACGGGCCGGCAGCCTCTCCCGCCGCCTGCTCCAGGCGTCCCTCAGCATCGCCCTCCTGGGAATAAGTCAATACAACTCCCAGGCAGGCCTGGTGAAGCGGGTCGTCGAGGGGCCGCAGAACGCCTATTTCGTCTATCCTCACTCCAATGGCTTCCTGCCGGATGGGAGAACCTATGTGGCCGCCCGGCCGGAACGCGACGGCCTGACGTTCCTGGCCTTTGATCCCGCGACGGGAACGCAGAAGGAGCTGGGATGGTTCCCGCATGTCGACCTGTACTACAGCCTCTCCGAGGATTGGAAGCGGATGGCGTTCACCGCCGACAACACCCTTTATCTTTGGGAGATCGAGAGCGGACAGCCGCCGAAGGTCGTCTACCAGGATACGCCGGAGGAAGCGGGCAAATGGTGGCACACGGTGAGCGATATCTCGCCCAAGGGCGACGCCATCGTCTCAATGCGGAAACGGAGGAAAG of the Terrimicrobium sacchariphilum genome contains:
- a CDS encoding PEP-CTERM sorting domain-containing protein, with amino-acid sequence MKNLLPSILAASSLLVMLGVRPAAATVLVSVSGSAPTSSFASNTTSSGAGLQWRNDTTNGLRDVGQSFSVATNLSLNAITFQIASNSAPGTGVLNAAFNLSIFQVSPNNNTGIPSGAAISVQSGILTGLTATSSDWSKYVTFTLGTSVALTSGNTYAVMLDFTTQAANRNIVFQYNSPSSYVPGQMIISTNGTSYSLFDSSNRPDFVFYATAVPEPSTVVLGLLGVAFVVLRRRVRHARCA
- a CDS encoding family 4 glycosyl hydrolase, whose product is MKTPKIVIIGAGSLFFGRQAIWAAANLPGFRGCTLSLVDIDPERLEKITKLAHLVAGPTGAQIESTDDYRTALRGADYVVLSFSRDNTYYRRIECEVGAKYGIRSCSGDTIGPAGIFHAVREFPAILEIAHAVEEICPQAWVINYVNPSAAMGIGLMRHSRVKSIALCDTHHMPAKKESYLELIGEDKSKVDRFDMRIAGVNHFTWMLHARLDGRDVLPEIRDAFARAAVGEIDEGYAKGRFNNYITAQLADVFGAVPTCTGHTKEYFPFYQGRSPIQEKIPPLAVFDCDERDRWTARVWQEIEEYNSGKRPIEEFHASLKSDHAADVIHTMVTGDGRTYFLNLPNANAVEDGGRAVENLPDDAFLELECRFTPEGPRPFKAGRFDYGLRAYQYLALDIHELTIEGIMQRDRDLLVRALSIDPLVNSIATARVVIDELFEREKDALLDWPEREAAPEPVLTNAPVTRAQLQLY
- a CDS encoding helix-turn-helix transcriptional regulator gives rise to the protein MLRSKKTSVYRFNHELPPALPLAVRSAGIYSLANGSLVEPPMRKWFAEIFWSVEGAGEFVLEKRRIRVERGEVFYLLPGEMHELRPLTPRWKYHWFTLDHPMSPQWLEAFGFVKRPLPAPQFPAATFDALRAALSEGTMKGDRQAAHYAHEILLAAMEGSLAPLARTHSSWVEACRKQLDERFADPLLNVSAIANEIGLHRSTLFRAFLAAHGMTPSHYLQNLRLHHAMELLKQTELPIKEVAVRSGLAGANYLGRLITRLSGMSPRQFRAAYRQGRMMHS
- a CDS encoding type II secretion system protein; this encodes MSLPRQSTFGFLKANPVRGQIIAPTACRAFTLMEILVTVAIIGILATLLFPTVSRIKDNANLTKCSSNLRQWGIAYQLYMADHDGLLPQQERVLSDPNTHWQNLIAPYVMGGTKTYLSIDLRTKFRCPNDKTTGIVYGCSYYLSPPNYAQAPAKLINLNKKLSDFILMAENYTGEFWNTERRLEGAENPDTSPAEAVLRNVSSCCARRTPGGARRRVAAGQ
- a CDS encoding LacI family DNA-binding transcriptional regulator — translated: MAGSVTVRDLAEYLGISRTTVSLGLRNHPGVSKATQLRIHQAAAELGYQKNALVTALMTQVRTRRIEYHGEAIAFLTALNEEFYWKKQSQGEVFEGAREMAEKLGFRLEPCWLGPMGADSRKASRILRARGVCGLLLSYMPSELLKLDLDWDRYPIVATGYSFRQKTPHRVAANQSSTVGVCFEKLYGMGYRRIGLAMAAQANERVNRYWVSSYFGTQWHWKCPRLEPFDAHGVPDREKFLKWVRREKPDAIMSSFWPDYSAGWLGEIGLSIPQDVGYAGLDVSPQDWGKIAGISQNHRLVGATAVMQLSDMIFRNVVGLPSHPMETTVGVEWKDGLTVRQQHAVEHRPASASRSRKIHS